The sequence below is a genomic window from Sphingobacterium sp. ML3W.
GATTAATCACCATGCATTGCTCTTTTTGGACCAGGTTAAGGATGATAAGAAACCTTTTTTCCTATATTTGGCACATACAGCCCCGCATTGGCCGCTTGTGGCTTTGCCCCAGGATATTGCCAAATATAAAGGGAAATATAACCAGGGTTGGGAAACAATCCGACAAGAAAGATATGAACGCCAAAAGCAGCTGGGGTTAATTGCACCAGACACCAAATTATCTGTGCGGGATGAGGATATCTACGATTGGGATCGTTTGTCGTTTGATCAACGTCAATTGTGGGCTGAGAAAATGGAAGTATACGCTGCAATGGTGGATCGATTAGATCAGAGCATTGGCCAACTTATACAAAAGCTCAAAGATAATGGACAATTGGATAATACGTTAATCGTATTCTTATCAGACAATGGCGCACCTGCAGAAGATTTGGTAAAATGGCATCATGGGGCTAGAGTCAATACGGGCTCCGTCGGTACATTGGGCTCTTATGAGTCACAAAGTAAAAATTGGTCATATGCGTCTAATACCCCTTATAAATCTTTCAAAGATTATACGTATGAAGGCGGGATAAATACTCCTTTTATCGCCTGGTTCCCAAATCGGATACCTGCGAATGCCATTAAGCTTGGTGTTGGACATGTTATCGATTTAGCGCCAACTTTTTATGCTTTAGCAGGAGTAAAATATCCAAAAATATACCATGGGCTAAATCCGAATGTTTTAAAAGGGAAAAGTCTTTTACCGGTTCTTTTTACTGAAGTAAATCAAATCGACAGGCCGGAGGGATTATTTTGGGAACGTGCGGGTAATCGTGCGGCTCGTATTGGTAAATGGAAACTTATCTCGACATGGCCCTCTTATAAATGGGAACTTTATAACCTGGAGGTTGACCCTACAGAGATCAAAGATGTTGCAAGTCAAAATCATGATATTGTTTCCCAATTGTCACAGGCTTATTTTAGATGGGCTAAAGAAAATGGTGTTGTTGATTTCGCAGAGCTTGAGGATCGCGAACCGGCATCGATGAAAGAATTCAGAAAAAGCAAGATGCAGGAAATTGCAGCCCCGGCATTCCGTTTTTAAGGTATAAATCCTTTATCATAAAGAATAAAATGAAGAAGTAAAGAATCAGCATATATTCAATAAAGCTTTTACACACTCTTTGAATATGCACCAGGTCATGTTGCCCGCTTAGACAGATAACATGACTTGGTTTATATCTTTACATCATCAATATAACTCATTCCTTGATTGAAAGATGATATGCTATTTTATAATGTCTTGCTTATTGAATGTTTCAGTCAATGCAAGAGCGGAGTTTCTATGTTTGACTCAAAATTTCATTGGTGCCCTGGATAGATCCGCTTGAAAGCCATCGCTATACGGTATTTATGAGTGTTATACATTTACACCTTATACAATAAAGACCTTAGTACTGCATTAAGGAGTAATTAATGTATCAAAGTTTAGTAATTGGCTTTTTTATTTGTTTATATCAAATAAAAAACGTATATTACATTATAAGTAACTGAAGCAAATACGATTATAGTTATATAAACAGAGAGTTGAGCGAGTTTGGCTCGGTATTTGCATCTAATTTAATAATCAAAACAATATATATGATAAAAAGAGAAAGAACAAAAAAATCAAAAATCGAATTGAACCCATACATGTACTACATGACAAACTGGGGATTTATGGAAACGGAGA
It includes:
- a CDS encoding arylsulfatase, which produces MKRIFSILYLILGFTAPSVAQQKKPNIILILADDLGYSDLGAYGSEIETPNLDRLASEGLRLQEFYNNSICAPTRASLLTGQYQHKAGVGYFSNDLGLPAYQGYINQESLTIAEVLKENGYNTITSGKWHVSGKGTSLPWQRGFDLVFPKDEKSSDSGAPGFKGKTDSLGYPLPEAYATNVINHHALLFLDQVKDDKKPFFLYLAHTAPHWPLVALPQDIAKYKGKYNQGWETIRQERYERQKQLGLIAPDTKLSVRDEDIYDWDRLSFDQRQLWAEKMEVYAAMVDRLDQSIGQLIQKLKDNGQLDNTLIVFLSDNGAPAEDLVKWHHGARVNTGSVGTLGSYESQSKNWSYASNTPYKSFKDYTYEGGINTPFIAWFPNRIPANAIKLGVGHVIDLAPTFYALAGVKYPKIYHGLNPNVLKGKSLLPVLFTEVNQIDRPEGLFWERAGNRAARIGKWKLISTWPSYKWELYNLEVDPTEIKDVASQNHDIVSQLSQAYFRWAKENGVVDFAELEDREPASMKEFRKSKMQEIAAPAFRF